From the Gadus chalcogrammus isolate NIFS_2021 chromosome 18, NIFS_Gcha_1.0, whole genome shotgun sequence genome, the window tctaagTGTTGTGTCACCCGTTTCGTAGTTATGATTGGTCGTAGGAATAACCAATGGTGTCCAAAGGCATTTTGGTCTGTGCCCGTTGGTGACGCCCACTGGAAATCAAAAATGAACTAAGAAGTTCCAGTTTGCTTGCTGAGGTCATGAGCATGACAAGAGCATTGGTAAACCCAATGGTTAAGCCAATGTTGCTTTCGAATTATCGTCTCTATTTATCGGCTACACTTACGTTCATGGACTAATACATAATACAAATTTCCCAATATCGGCCAATAATTGATGGGACCCGATCATCATAGTGCACCAGCTAAAATTATCCAAAGTAAACTTCCATCAACCGTTGCGTTAAAGCGGTGGCTCCAGATTTCTCAGTCAACAGAGGGTTCTAACCAGCCGATCTAGAACCTAGTCCCGTGTGTCCCAGACTAAGGATGGGCAACGATCGCGAATAGTCGAATAGTCTGAGTCAgtagaatatcgaataatgaatgtgactattgttatttattacacggcacttctcaatgctgttgaacgctccgttcacttgcatgggccttcacaacttccggtggtgaatccttttttgataattcacccTTGCTGAGCATATAATggccgctgtcaaggaaagtttatttattttttctatcgattgctaagcgacgtcagtctttggcagactatttctctgctgatcaacactacgaatgctggtaacaaataaattgtaaaaagacacacggtgtgaacttattttttttggccatagtttccataagctaaagacgtgtctagttcactgtcatgcaggctgtattcagtaaaataaatagcgatctgttttcggcgcatgtaggcgtatctgcctaagcccacgttgaaataattttgatgttgaatgtgtatggcgcagttgttgaaataaacagattgatttcaaataaatcataaaagcctcccCCCGTGTCATTGTGTATacgaggtgcgtgtgtgcgtgcgtggggggttcttgattgacagATTTTctaatattattcgaatacttctcagcgaatatcgaatagtatttttgccaggGCCTCACCTCTCCTTCTCGGCCAGGATCAGCTTGGAGAGATAGGCGTGCAGCTCGTTCTCCTGGTGGATGCGCTTCTCCTCGATGCTGTTCCAGCGCTTCTTCTTGGCCATGCGCAGAGCGCTGGGGATGTCGTCGCCAAAGTTCAGCCTCTGCTCCTTGGCCAGGTTGTACGCTGTGGCGAGGAACATACGTCACATGGTCGGTGAGGCCGGTGGTACATATCGTATGCATGATCAAAAAGACGCATCAAAACATCATCTCTAAAGACGGTCAAAGGGATGTGGAGAAAGACAACGAGCCCTATGCTAGCGGGCACTAGCATGATGTGAATACAATTCACTGACTTCCTTATTACTGTGTGAAGAAAACATAAGCGGGACATCCTATTCTGCATTGGATTAattacaaacattatttttaggtAAATGTACAATTGCCGATTGTATTCAACGGTAAATCCAGCTGTTCAGGGAGTGCTTGTCAGAGGGTGGCCATGTGTCACTTGTTGCTCAATATGTTTGGCGGTCTAGGTCAGTATATTTCAACCTGTGGTCAGCGTACCACTGAGGCACGCGAGGGTACTGAAGCTGGTACAAAGGTTTGATTAAAatagacaaataaatatatatatataataataactaaCAATTATGCTAATAATTCAAAATAgctatttatattaaaaaaattaagtatAGTTATGGCTATGGTTGGTTCATTCAAAATATTGTCAACCTCTGTGCATTCCATTCCATGTTTTGCGAAAATCTGTTGCAGCATTGCCGTCTTTTTCTTTCCACTGTTTCCCAACGGCCTTGGCATTTTtgcagtaataattgtgtaTAAAGGGGGGTTGACACTACTATATTTTCAGCCACTGcatgtttatttttctattttcccGTTTGCATGAGAAGGTCACGAAGTCTTGATATAAATCAAATGAAACAGCTTAAGGGAAGGTTGCTCTGATTTACCGATAAAGGGTTGTCCATGTTGAAGCTATCACTGAGAAGTGTTTGGCTGTGAGGTGATAGCACCGTACTGCTGGAGCTGAGGCTCACTCTAGGCATGACGCTGTTTTAACCCATAATGGATGAATTCTTCCAGTTAATACTGCAACATGTCCTTTTTTTTGTCAGGGGTACGGCGGTGGGGCCCGGTTTGAAACTAGCTTCGGGCAGTGAAGGCAAGCATAATCGCAACTAGTGGAATGCAGCCGAGCTCTCCCCGCCCAAAGGCCCggcaccccccctcacctcgcTGCAGGTTCCCGATGGCCTCGTCGTAGTTCTCCAGCTCCAGGTGGCACTGGCCAAGGAAGAAGTGGGCCTTGACCGACTGGCCGTCCAGCTCCAGGGCGTGCTTGCAGTCGGCCAGCGCCTTGTCGTGCTGCTGGAGCTTGACGTGGCACAGCGCGCGGTTGGTGTAGTACACCGCCACAGACGGGTTGCGGTTCTAGAGGGGAGACGCCGTGTTAGGATCCAACAATCAGAGCTTAACAGGGACAATGATCAACCatgatagagagatggagacccGCTGGAGAGAACGACCcatagagagacaggcagacagagtgcaggcagagaaggagggagatacAGACAACTGGACCGGTAGAGatgggtaaacacacacagtcagacaatAGGACAGGTAGATATagggtaacaaacacagtaaacTAGACGGATGGATGTAAGTAAACAGACAGACCACTTGACAGGTTGACATaggtaaacagacagacagacaattagaaaaaaaaaaaatagataggaagacagatacacagaccTATAGATGGATCGAACGATAGATTGAACGACAGACAAATGGTCAGAAGCGTTGCACATCACAGAGTGGTAAATGAGCTACATTAACGACAAACTTTCTGCCATAATCCTATTGAGCGTGGTATTTCGTGGTGGACAGAGGACAGCGCTGGTGACACGACTCACAATAGCCTTGCTGTAGCAGGTGGCCGCCTCCTGGTACTTGCGGCAGAGGAAGAGGCGGTTCCCCTGCTCCTTGAGCTCCTGGGCTGTGGAGCTCTTCTCAGGGCTGGCCGACATCTTCTCCACTCTCTCCGCGGCGCCCGCTCCGCGCTGCTTCCCGATCCTGTTCCCCGTGTCTCCGGCTCGCTGGCGGGCAGGTGGACGAACGCCCCGGCAGCTTACAAACTAGGGCCACACAGGGCGAGAGATGGTGTGAAACTGAGGTTCCCAAACAGGGGTGCAACCCAGGGAGGGTTCAGCAGGTCCCAGGGGGTACATGAAGGAGAGTGGTACTATGTCTTTTTATATCTTTAAACAAAATGCATGTTCACTGATCAATACAAAGCCCTTAAACAGTGTGCCTCAACACTCAACTTCGACCGTTTTAAACACCACAAAATAAACAATGACGCTGAATGATAATGTCATTATTGTGACGTTAGTTATACTATGAGCTATAATACTTCTGGTTCGTCAATGTAGAGGCGTTTCAGCGAACTGATGGGAACAACCTCATTATCTGCTCACTGCAACGCATCTGCAATGCGTGTCTGGAGCTTCTCGGCTGCTGTCGTAGAACATGTACCTCCTTCCAACAGAATATTGCACGTATGGGATCATATACACAGGAGCTGCTACTGATGTGCATACGGAATCAGCATGACACACAAAGCCATCCTATTGGGACCATACAACACACTTCTGTGTGTCGCACTGCACTCACAACAGCGATAAACGACACATTATACAATGACAACACCAGTAAAAAGTAGATTTAACACACATAATGACGTTGTCGGGTACAAACTAACAGGACGAGTTACAGGACGAGATAGGAGAGGagtgtagagagacagagagtagcACCTAGCTAACAGCTTAGCTCTTCATGCTAAGCTAGCAAGCGGATCTCCTTGgtcgaaggaggaggagaccggggTTTCCCCGGTTCTGCTCCGCTCCTGTACCACTGTAATAACCGCGATTCAGACCTGGTCAGGGTTATGTTCTGGTGGTTAAACATGGTGGTTAAAACTCTTGTGTCGTGTTGGTTTGGGCCTCCCAGGGCTAACCATTCCTAGCTTCAGGTAACATCGTCGTCTGGGAGATTCTGGCCTTTTTTTTAACGCCGCGGAATCAAACCGTCGACGAGCATTAAAACGACAAAGCGGCTGGTCTCACCTCAGGAGATCAGTATCACCGGTAGACGAACGGCGCTCTGCGTTTTGGATAATAACCTCGGTTTCACTCCTCAGCCGATCCGCCGTTCCACCGCAGGCTGTCATGGCACTTTGTTGTGATGATGACGTCACGCGGAGAGAGCGCGGAGCGCGGCCAATGGGCGCCGGGAAAAGTTCACCGCCAGGCGGCGCAGTTGAAGGAGGGCCAATGGGCGCCCTGCGCGGTGACGCCGCTAGAGGGCGACGCGGTCACCGTTGCTTCATGACCACTAGAGCAGCGGTCTAGGACCCTACAGCCTCCCGGAGGAGCTTATCCTTGGATGACGAAGATCTCAACATAACTCAATCATAACTCATGAAAGTATCTAAATAGACTTTAAATAATCCTCATCCTAAACGTAACCATCTCTTACCCTAAACTTAACTATCACTAACCTATTACCTTAATTGAAAAATATCAACCTAATAGCCTACCTAAACATAACAATCTGTAACCTAATTACTTAACTTAACCATTTGTAAACTAACCCTTGAACTTAACCATATCTGGCCCAATGCCTAAATCAAACCAACAACAATTTGTAATTTATTAATGTAGATggtagagctgtcagttaaacacgttattaacggcgtaaacgcaaaccaattttaagggcgttaaaaaatgttttttctttggctcaaaacaaagaagcagtagcctgactgctatgttcaaatgacatttgttcaaagcagtcgtttaattgcactataggctctttttttgtatcgtcctgttttgatcagtatatgccaatgttgttatcaataaaaaatcatttgcacaaggcaagccgatgcacttcactatgttgataagagaattaaaatgagaagaattatgggacaaaaaaatcaagggatatttagcatcgaaaaataatttgcgattaatcgtgagttaactatgacattaatgcaattaatcacgattaaatattttaatcgcttgacagtaATTTGAAACGCCATCCTAGTGTGAAGTGTTTAAATACTAGTGTGATGTGCCTAGATCTCAAAGATTTACATGTAGGAAATGTCTGTTAACTCACTAGCTATGATGAAGGAAGAACAAAATGTTGACGATGCCTGCAGGGAACCCTGATGACAGCTCTTCATATGCAGATAAAAGATTGTTAGGGTTCAGTTACTACTCATCTCCTCCAGTGTCGCTCAGAGGACGAAGTGGAACTGTTTAAGAAAACCGCTTTAATAATGATTGTTGCTGTGATGCTGATATTATAAGGTAGATGTACTTGGTATGATTAGAAGGCCTATAATAggttaattttatttaaataggTAATATAAGGGATTGTAAAAGATGGACAGACAACCATCCATCTGTTAGAGACTACAGGTGAAAATTAGCCTGCATGGCTAAATCTGGCACATTTTACATGTTGAACTTTGGTGCTGATGTTTATTAATGTGCGCTGTCCCTtcaaaataaagaaatcaaactgacggacggacggacaagAGATAATTTTTCCCTCCAAAAAGGAAGGAGCTCTTACCCAAACTCTATACACTCCCCCACTCCAAAACACGTAATAGATTCCTTCCAGAACGCGTCCGAGTCTCCCTAAACGTTTCAGATGGCCAACGGTTGGGCCAGTGTGTAGCAGCCTTAAGGCTCAGACAGAAGTATGGTCAGTCAGGAGACCTGTGGGTGACCAGGAGGCCACCCTGATCCTTCTGTGGAGAAACAACCAGGAACCACCAGACAGGCAACACCTCAGGGTtaaagggcacacacacaaacacacacacacacacacacacacacacacacacacacacacacaatacacacctcTGATGACGCATCCTGTCACACGCTCTGtatctagcacacacacacacacacacacacacacacacacacacacacacacacacacacacacacacacacacacacacacacacacacatcctaccatctctctctctctctctctctctctctctctctctctctctctcacacacaaacacacacacacacacacacacacacacacacacacacacacacacacacacacacacacacacacacacacacatcctaccatctctctctctctctctctctctctctctctctctctctctctctctctctctctctctctctctcacacaaacacacacacacacacacacacacacacacacacacacacacacacacacacacacacacacacaccacacacacacacacacacacacacacacacacacatcataccatcacactatctctctccctctctctctctctctctctctctctctctctctctctctctctctctctctctctctctctctctctctctctctctctctctctctctctctctctctctatcctctctctctctatcctctatctctttctatctcacacacacacacacacacacacacacacacacacacacaaacgcacacacacacacacacacacacacacacaccacacacacacacacacacaaacacatcctaccatctctctctctctctctctctctctctctctctctctctctctctctctctctctctctctcacacaaacacacacacacacacacacacacacacacacacacacacacacacacacacacacacacacacacacacacacacacacatcataccatcacactatctctctccctctctctctctctctctctctctctctctctctctctctctctctctctctctctctctctctctctctctctctctctctctctctctctctctctctatcctctctctctctatcctctctctctttctatctcacacacacacacacacacacacacacacacacacgaacgcacacacacacacacacacacacacatcataccatcacactctctctctccctgtctctctctccctgtctctctctctctctctctctctctctctctctctctctctctctctctctctctctctctctctctctctctctctctctctccctgtctctctctctctctctctctctctctctctctctctctctctctctctctctctctctctctctctctctctctctctcacacacacacacacacacacacacacacacacacacacacaaacacacacacacacacacacacacacacacacacacacacacacacacacacacacacacacacacacacacacacacacacacacacacacacagacatcataccatcacactctctctctctccccctgtctctctctctctctctcccacacacacagactctctcacacaaacagacagacagacagactgacagacagacacacacacacacacattcaaagatacacatacacacacacacacacagacacacacacacaaacgcacacacacacacacacacacacacacacacacacacacacacacacacacacacacacacacacacacacacacacacacacacacacacacacactcacacaataaaACTTGCATTCATCCTTTATCTAGTACTCAAACATTTATTATTAATCGTCTTTAAATGGAATAAGATATACTATTATtgtgaaggagaagaagagaaggagaaggataaTAGCAGAATTGTAGCACCTGATACATTCCTCCTCTCACCAGTTAAAGGAGTTCAACCGCCATTACTTGGCCTTACACCTTGACATTTATCCATATCGAAGATATTTCTGCACTGGGACGTCGTGGCCTACTTCTAATCTTATAAAGCTGCTTGCTGTGATGCTGATATGATTGTACGATCATCTGTGACAGTCAGACCTAGGAGTGATTAGTAGGCCTATAATaggtttattgtttatttgctTGGTGTCTGTCTACATATTTATatgttcaaataaataatataaggGATTCAAACAGATAGACAAAACACTGACAGACTGTCAGACAAGGAGGTATATTTTCCCTCCAAAAAGGAAGGAGCTCTTCCCCCAACTCTATACCCTCCCCCACTGACACAACCTCtgtctctaacacacacacacacacacacacacacacacacacacacacacaccacacacacacacacacacacacacacacacacacacacacacacacacacacacacacacacacacacacacacacacacacacacacatcataccatcacactctctctctctctatctctctctctctctctctctctctctctctctctctctctctctctctctctctctctctctctctctctctctctctctatatcctctctctctttctctctctcacacacacacacacacacacacacacacacacacacacacacacacacacacacacacacacacacacacacacacacacacaaacacacacacatcaaaccatcacacactctctctctctctctctctctctctctctctctctctctctctctctctctctctctctctctctctctctctctcactccctctatcctctctctctatctctcacacacacacacacacacacacacacacacacacacacacacacacacacacacacacacacacacacacacacacacacacacacacactctctctcacacaaacagactctctcacacaaacagacagacagacacacacacacacacacacacacacacacacacacacacacacacacacacacacacacacacacacacacacacacacacacacaaacacaaacgcacacacacacacacacacacacacacacacacacacacacacacacacacacacacacacacacacacacacacacacacacacacacacacactcacacaataaaACTTGCATTCATCCTTTATCTAGTACTCAAACATTTATTATTAATCGTCTTTAAATGGAATAAGATATACTATTATtgtgaaggagaagaagagaaggagaaggataaTAGCAGAATTGTAGCACCTGATACATTCCTCCTCTCACCAGTTAAAGGAGTTCAACCGCCATTACTTGGCCTTACACCTTGACATTTATCCATATCGAAGATATTTCTGCACTGGGACGTCGTGGCCTACTTCTAATCTTATAAAGCTGCTTGCTGTGATGCTGATATGATTGTACGATCATCTGTGACAGTCAGACCTAGGAGTGATTAGTAGGCCTATAATaggtttattgtttatttgctTGGTGTCTGTCTACATATTTATatgttcaaataaataatataaggGATTCAAACATATAGACAAAAAACTGACAGACTGTCAGACAAGGAGGTATATTTTCCCCCCAAATAGGAAGGAGCTCTTCCCCCAACTCTATACCCTCCCCCACTGACACAACCTCtgtctctaacacacacacacacgcgcacacacacacacacacgcacacacacacacacacacacacacacacacacacacacacacacacacacacacacacacacacacacacacacacacacacacacacacacacacacacacacacacacacacacacacacacacacacacacacacacacacgcatacatgccaTCAGAGCTAGGGATAAAGCCATGTCAAAGCACGACTGACTTCCCACAGTTTAAAGCTTGTAGGAATGAAGCCCAACGTATAATCAGGGTCCAAAATAACCTACTTTTCTGAACagataaacaaaaacaaggacAAACCCTAGAAATTGTGTAAGGTTCTGAAAAATGTAGGATGCTTATCTAAGACGAAAAGCATTCCCAGTTCTTGTATTACTCTCTCCATTGATGGAAAAGAGTTAAATAAGAAGGAGGATATTGCCAATCACTTTAACACTTATTTCACCTCAGTTGCCCATAAACTTGTGAAGAAGTCACCACTCAGCCCAAGATTGTACAGGCCTGAACACATTCAGGATTTTTATAGGCTAGGATATATAAGATAGGTGTGTGACTCCCAATAGTTTTTCCTTCAATCCTGTGTCGGTAGAAAAAATTGGCGGCATGCTAAAGGGCCTTAACTCTGCCAAAGCCACAGGGCTAGATAATATCTCAGCCAGGTTCTTGAAAGATGCAGCTGATCTCATAGTCCCTTTTATTGCTCAAATTATTAATCTGTCATTGGAGCAAGGCACTGTTCCTGATGACATGAAACATTCAAAAGTCATCCCACTATTCAAGGAAGGTGATAGGTCTGATCCGGGAAATTATCGACTGGTTTCTATCTTGAGTGTAGTCTCCAAGGTCCAGGAGAAAGTAGTTCATGAACAATTGCATCAATATGCTGTGGATTCCAAACTCCTCTATGAATTCCAATCAGGGTTCAGAGAGTCACATACAACTGACTCATGTCAACTGTACCTAACTGTCTTCATAAGGGGCAAAATAGATGTCGGCAAACTATGTGGCATGATCCTAATTGACTTACAGAAGGCCTTTGATATGGTCGATCATAGCCTACTGTACAACAAGTTGTCAGCTTTGCGCATGTGCCCTTCCGCCTTAAGATGGTTTGTTTCCTACCTCTCCGGTAGATCCCAAAAGACTGAATTCCAAGTCATGTATCCAAGGTACAACTGGTAACTTGTGGAGTTCCACAAGGGAGCGTCTTAGGGCCATTACTGTTTTTAATCTACATCAATGACATGAATCCGCCTGCAATGAGAACTTGTTTATTTATAATGATGATTCAGCTATTATAGCCTCCAACAAAAATGAGCTTGAGCTGCATGCCATTTTGCAAGAGGAATTCAGTAAGATCAGGGTCTGGGTATTAGAGCATAAATTGTCTCTTCAAGACTGCACAAGAAATAGTTACCAGTATCAGCCTCGGTGGGCAGCTCTTCCCTGTCAAGCAGGCACTCAGTGACCTATTTAGGATGCTCTTTAGACAGAAACCTAGATGGGGAGAGCATGGCTTCAAAGTTCCTGAACAAGGTAAATGGCTGATCCCGATTCCTAGCTAGGAAAGCTCCATTCCTTGATGCAGTTAGCCTCAGACTGCTAGCTAATTCACTGGTTTTATGCTGCTTTGATTACGATCTGGGCTCATGGTATGGTGGTCTTACTAAGGCCCTAAAAGACAAACTGCAGCTTTCTCAGAATAGGTTAGTCAGGGTAGTGCTGGGGCTCACATCAAGGGATCAATGAACGAATTTGaatttttttactattattgtGTCATGCATTAGCATCCCCAGCCCACAAGGGCTTACAAGACACCATTATAAAACATAGACAGACCAAAAAACCAAAAGTAGATGCTAAACAATACTAACATTAACGATATAAACCATCCTGACGTTTCATCCAGGCTTTAGTAACAAAAGAGGCTAACTTATAAACATTAAAGGCAAACAAACATTTCATCCTGACATCATCATTACTCCAAAATATTTCAGGGTTTTGAGCAAACAGTTCATTTACAAAAGGTACTCTTAGTTCATCATAGAAGGGAcagtataaaataaaatgatattcATTCTCCACTTCTTGTAAATCACAAAGTTCACAAAGTCCCTGTTCCTGGG encodes:
- the stub1 gene encoding E3 ubiquitin-protein ligase CHIP is translated as MSASPEKSSTAQELKEQGNRLFLCRKYQEAATCYSKAINRNPSVAVYYTNRALCHVKLQQHDKALADCKHALELDGQSVKAHFFLGQCHLELENYDEAIGNLQRAYNLAKEQRLNFGDDIPSALRMAKKKRWNSIEEKRIHQENELHAYLSKLILAEKERELEDCREKEDDNQNGSDIMKITSQNDKYLMDMDELFSQVDEKRKKREIPDYLCGKISFELMREPCITPSGITYDRKDIEEHLQRVGHFDPVTRSPLTQDQLIPNLAMKEVIDAFIQENGWVEDY